A genomic region of Leptotrichia hofstadii contains the following coding sequences:
- a CDS encoding potassium channel family protein, producing the protein MAGYLVIGLGTFGRSVTQTLYENGKMVLAIDQREDRVQKVIDDEIASDAITLDVTDENSIRKVINDDFDTAFVCIGDNTQSSVFVTVILKEMGIKTIICKAKNELQGKILKKIGATSVVYPEETMAKETALGVIRPNITEHFKFSEKYRVFEIKAPKDFDGKNLIELNLRNKYEMNIIGIKDEKELNIMPLPNTIIRENNVLLVIANIEKMMLFGKKYVL; encoded by the coding sequence ATGGCAGGATATTTAGTAATTGGGCTTGGAACATTTGGTAGAAGTGTAACTCAGACATTATATGAAAATGGTAAAATGGTACTGGCAATAGATCAAAGGGAGGATCGTGTACAAAAGGTAATTGATGATGAAATCGCAAGTGATGCAATTACATTGGATGTGACAGACGAAAATTCAATCAGGAAAGTAATAAATGATGACTTTGACACTGCTTTTGTCTGTATTGGAGACAATACCCAGTCCAGTGTATTTGTTACGGTAATTTTAAAGGAAATGGGAATAAAAACTATCATTTGTAAGGCAAAAAATGAATTACAGGGGAAAATTTTAAAAAAGATTGGTGCAACTTCCGTTGTTTATCCAGAAGAAACGATGGCCAAGGAAACAGCACTTGGGGTAATAAGGCCCAATATAACGGAACATTTTAAATTTTCAGAAAAATATAGAGTGTTTGAAATAAAAGCACCAAAGGATTTTGATGGAAAAAATCTTATAGAATTAAATTTGAGAAATAAATATGAAATGAATATTATCGGGATAAAAGATGAAAAAGAACTAAATATTATGCCACTTCCAAATACTATAATAAGAGAAAATAATGTACTATTAGTTATCGCAAATATAGAAAAAATGATGTTATTTGGGAAAAAATACGTTTTGTAG
- a CDS encoding LPS-assembly protein LptD, protein MKRIRYKVLFILLFYIILFGKMNAAGQVIELETEKSTINLETEEINTEGNVTVKYGDFTINADKLKKIANKNILSGSGNVEFTQGSQIIKADNLIFDMDTKLAKIFNSESYDTKIKLRYGGEETLAEGNKAIFIKNGWFTTSPYENPSYKINAEELEIYPNRKAIARNIGIFAGGKTWVKLPYYVTSLKPSTQRATLFPYIGMDSDRGFFGIMGFDYDLGPLAQGFVDFELSTKQKLAIKFSNDYAFWGNNSGNIFINRFVVPIGNHRKEWDFKWNHKVRNTPKKEKEDRKFYDAGYGIWDLNYQNITTNLMYAVNGNELKDDYTEFVDKYKQIGFWNLNINQELGQNGELNAKYYWTQDKHALKALTEINDKIMDDDNLDPRRTDVDLYKNIKYTNGNNNVAITVDNEDFRDINPGYVGDLNSYRKKRNYGIDFRGPKIKFDYLDSDKDEYGELLGMRDRGDDKTIHWVQNVAYDKRKEWGLTFGNYYPFRESNFFGYQPRTGYQNLTNTLYFGAQVKQVDIRKKEYEYDYTRDNENYNALFLNPATTDESRIYKVYEDNVTIRRPKKIIYEKYRLQKFNAGNDRIDIPFKDSFIGYNLAFENRDYSSLGVPEFVNGRKVEDLDSQTGYRVAKDSSGEIIRQSPSIRIFTLDTRLFTTFFDNTSKKNNKYDVKVTNDATVTFQRTTAGSATYNGFDIVEVPTNALGLRNDFNYHIGNVTFNYNLTMRDDRHFKDNWLKNRYVRNYFKADIANKRFVSFDFANNEEYEFENFKSVRDFNREIQYGYLSDAGDNFLYRFGEKNKQLFPYNTSLGWNQKVYKESMKERTFGINFNEWGFEYTNLVNKANDIYGDNPNFGYPALKLKTNYHRLGFVYDTSKMKNKKFESDHYFRVNFGFGKKIYRDLNNTPINTADDRYIRGNDYTTIGFLYRYENNAQPRFAADVEKKEKAKEKEIIESENQIKDINIVKNSNTQEFSINNANKSSIDKIVVNSDDRLFLSSEEEEAYKSYVEEENYRQNKFSLNDFNTKLQNLRSHKKYFQIGMDMQIDGSDAANPSGMKGFDKINDLSFKIEAGYLEKMFIRYAFIMERPDRIYRNNPTRNSTFDFRKHELEGKYMFSRDPDKPWWVGGKFQYVQNGAPKASDPEIYESSWYAKKVNKLTLGMATLSHRFENIEWEIGAGMKWDKPNNKKLGYYPVVSLKFGITPFPEKNAQFKYSGKGFEFGAGL, encoded by the coding sequence ATGAAAAGAATTAGATACAAAGTATTGTTTATTTTACTGTTTTATATTATACTTTTTGGCAAGATGAATGCTGCTGGACAAGTTATAGAACTGGAAACAGAAAAATCTACAATAAATCTGGAAACAGAGGAAATAAATACCGAAGGTAATGTTACCGTAAAATATGGAGATTTTACAATAAACGCAGATAAATTGAAAAAAATTGCCAACAAGAACATTCTTTCAGGATCTGGAAATGTTGAATTTACTCAAGGTTCTCAAATTATAAAAGCTGATAACCTTATTTTTGATATGGACACAAAATTGGCGAAAATATTTAATTCAGAAAGTTATGACACTAAGATAAAATTACGTTATGGCGGCGAGGAGACGCTGGCTGAAGGGAATAAGGCCATTTTTATAAAAAATGGATGGTTTACAACGAGTCCATACGAAAATCCAAGCTATAAGATAAATGCTGAAGAGCTGGAAATATATCCCAACAGAAAGGCTATTGCGAGAAATATCGGAATCTTCGCAGGAGGAAAGACATGGGTTAAGCTGCCGTATTATGTAACCTCCCTAAAACCTTCTACCCAAAGGGCAACATTATTTCCGTATATTGGAATGGACAGTGACAGGGGCTTTTTTGGGATAATGGGATTTGACTATGATTTAGGTCCGCTTGCACAGGGATTTGTGGACTTTGAGCTAAGTACGAAGCAGAAATTGGCAATAAAATTCTCAAATGACTATGCCTTCTGGGGGAATAATTCAGGAAATATATTTATAAACAGGTTTGTCGTTCCAATCGGAAATCATCGTAAGGAATGGGATTTCAAGTGGAATCACAAAGTAAGAAATACTCCCAAGAAGGAAAAGGAAGACAGGAAGTTCTATGATGCTGGATACGGAATATGGGATTTGAACTATCAGAATATTACAACAAATCTGATGTATGCCGTCAATGGAAACGAGCTGAAGGATGATTACACAGAATTTGTGGATAAATACAAACAAATTGGATTCTGGAATCTGAATATCAATCAGGAGCTTGGGCAGAATGGGGAATTGAATGCGAAATATTACTGGACGCAGGATAAGCACGCGCTTAAAGCGTTGACTGAAATAAATGATAAAATTATGGATGATGACAATTTGGATCCGCGTAGAACAGATGTTGATTTATATAAAAACATAAAATATACAAATGGAAACAATAATGTTGCGATAACGGTTGATAATGAAGATTTTCGGGATATTAACCCAGGATATGTGGGAGATTTAAATTCATACAGAAAAAAACGTAACTATGGAATTGATTTTAGAGGACCGAAAATAAAATTTGATTATCTTGATTCCGATAAGGATGAATACGGAGAACTGCTTGGAATGCGTGATCGTGGAGATGATAAGACGATTCACTGGGTACAGAATGTTGCCTACGATAAGAGAAAGGAATGGGGGTTGACTTTTGGAAATTACTATCCGTTCAGGGAAAGTAATTTTTTTGGCTATCAGCCTAGAACAGGTTATCAGAATCTGACAAATACTTTGTATTTCGGAGCGCAGGTAAAGCAGGTCGATATAAGAAAAAAAGAATATGAGTATGACTACACCAGAGATAACGAAAATTATAATGCCTTATTCTTAAATCCGGCAACTACTGATGAAAGCAGAATATATAAAGTTTACGAGGATAACGTGACGATTCGCCGTCCAAAGAAAATCATCTACGAAAAATACAGGCTGCAGAAGTTTAATGCGGGAAATGACAGGATTGATATTCCGTTCAAGGATTCGTTTATTGGATATAATCTGGCATTTGAAAACAGGGATTACAGCAGTCTGGGAGTACCTGAATTTGTTAACGGGCGAAAAGTGGAGGATCTGGATTCTCAGACAGGATACAGGGTAGCAAAGGACTCGAGCGGAGAAATTATAAGGCAAAGTCCGTCAATAAGAATTTTTACGCTTGATACACGTCTATTTACGACATTTTTTGATAATACATCAAAGAAAAATAACAAATATGATGTGAAAGTTACAAACGATGCGACTGTTACATTTCAGAGAACAACAGCGGGAAGTGCAACATACAACGGCTTTGATATTGTGGAAGTGCCGACAAATGCACTGGGGCTTAGAAATGACTTCAATTATCATATAGGTAATGTAACATTCAATTATAACCTGACAATGAGGGATGACAGACATTTTAAGGATAACTGGCTAAAAAACAGATATGTCAGAAATTATTTCAAGGCTGACATTGCAAACAAAAGATTTGTAAGCTTTGACTTTGCCAATAATGAAGAATATGAATTTGAAAATTTCAAGTCCGTAAGGGATTTTAACAGGGAGATTCAATATGGATACCTTTCGGATGCAGGAGATAACTTCCTGTACCGTTTTGGAGAAAAGAATAAACAGCTATTCCCTTACAATACAAGCCTTGGGTGGAATCAGAAAGTTTACAAGGAATCCATGAAGGAAAGAACTTTTGGAATAAACTTTAACGAATGGGGATTTGAGTACACAAATCTTGTAAATAAGGCAAATGACATCTATGGGGATAATCCAAACTTTGGCTATCCTGCGTTAAAACTAAAAACAAATTACCACAGGCTGGGATTTGTCTACGATACATCAAAAATGAAAAATAAAAAATTTGAGTCAGATCACTATTTCAGAGTAAATTTTGGATTTGGTAAAAAGATATACAGGGACTTGAACAATACACCGATAAATACTGCAGATGACAGATATATCCGTGGGAATGACTATACGACAATAGGATTCCTGTATAGATATGAAAATAATGCTCAGCCTAGATTTGCTGCGGATGTGGAGAAGAAAGAAAAGGCAAAGGAAAAGGAAATTATCGAATCTGAAAATCAGATTAAGGACATAAACATAGTAAAAAATTCAAATACGCAGGAATTTTCCATTAACAATGCAAATAAATCCTCAATTGACAAAATTGTTGTCAATAGTGACGACAGGCTTTTTCTTAGCAGTGAAGAAGAGGAAGCGTATAAAAGTTATGTCGAAGAGGAAAATTACCGTCAAAACAAGTTCAGCCTGAATGACTTCAATACGAAATTACAGAATTTAAGAAGCCATAAAAAATATTTCCAGATTGGAATGGACATGCAGATAGATGGATCTGATGCCGCTAATCCAAGCGGAATGAAAGGATTTGACAAAATTAATGACTTGTCCTTCAAGATTGAGGCTGGATATTTGGAAAAAATGTTTATCAGATATGCTTTTATAATGGAAAGACCTGATAGAATATATAGAAATAATCCGACACGTAACAGCACTTTTGATTTTAGAAAGCATGAACTTGAAGGAAAATACATGTTTTCAAGGGATCCTGACAAGCCTTGGTGGGTTGGAGGAAAATTCCAGTATGTTCAAAATGGAGCTCCAAAAGCTTCTGATCCTGAAATTTACGAAAGTTCATGGTATGCTAAAAAAGTTAATAAGCTAACATTGGGAATGGCAACTTTGAGCCATCGTTTTGAAAATATTGAATGGGAAATCGGAGCAGGAATGAAATGGGACAAGCCAAACAACAAAAAGCTGGGCTACTATCCAGTAGTGTCTCTTAAATTTGGAATAACACCGTTCCCTGAAAAAAATGCACAGTTTAAATATTCTGGAAAAGGATTTGAATTTGGAGCAGGATTATAA
- a CDS encoding copper homeostasis protein CutC, whose product MKKYTLEICVDSVESAINAQRGGAARLELCSGLIIGGTTPTKSLFEEVRKNVDIPINVLIRPRFGDFLYSDYEINIIRNEIKMFREAGVDGIVAGVLTKDGEIDMENMKRFIDEAQNIPITFHRAFDVCKNPIKAFHQLQELKVRNILTSGQAQDCLKGKKLLKELVDLSNKNNENKTEILVGAGLNIKNIEEIADFTGAVNFHFSAKRIKQSKMEYKKQDVNMGLKEFDEFKILETDEELVREMADYLQKRF is encoded by the coding sequence ATGAAAAAATATACTCTTGAAATATGTGTGGATAGCGTAGAATCAGCGATAAATGCACAAAGAGGCGGAGCGGCAAGGCTGGAGCTTTGCAGCGGCTTGATAATAGGGGGAACTACTCCTACAAAAAGCTTGTTTGAAGAAGTAAGAAAAAATGTGGATATTCCAATAAATGTTTTGATACGTCCTAGATTTGGGGATTTCTTGTATTCAGACTATGAGATAAATATTATAAGGAATGAAATAAAAATGTTTAGAGAAGCGGGAGTTGATGGAATAGTTGCAGGAGTTTTAACTAAAGATGGGGAAATTGATATGGAAAACATGAAAAGATTTATAGATGAAGCTCAAAATATTCCAATAACGTTTCACAGGGCATTTGACGTATGTAAAAATCCGATAAAGGCATTTCATCAGCTACAGGAATTGAAGGTTCGGAATATATTGACATCAGGACAGGCGCAAGATTGCCTGAAAGGTAAAAAGCTGCTAAAAGAACTGGTTGATCTTTCAAACAAGAATAATGAAAATAAAACGGAAATACTTGTTGGGGCAGGACTGAATATTAAAAATATTGAGGAAATAGCAGATTTTACAGGTGCAGTTAATTTTCATTTTTCTGCAAAAAGAATTAAGCAAAGCAAAATGGAGTACAAAAAACAGGATGTAAATATGGGATTAAAAGAATTTGATGAGTTTAAAATTTTGGAGACAGATGAGGAGCTGGTAAGGGAAATGGCTGATTATTTGCAGAAAAGATTTTAA
- a CDS encoding DeoR/GlpR family DNA-binding transcription regulator codes for MFLDERLEKILEILKSEKKVKVTDLAKKFNVSEVIIRKNLKRLEQEGRLKRTHGGAILLQELAHTSTLEERIINRTAHKEIIARKIIDNIEDGETIFFDITSINYIAAEYLANSSKEITLITNMPSITTHFNKNSKVTIIMIGGEYNKEIGGNVGIEAINYIKKYNVDKSFIGSAGIDLEAGKVMNFEANDGNTKKEIMNISKKIFLATEYRKLGILGNYKFSNLSNFDIFICEKDKKDFLENYKKGFDEFEVEIL; via the coding sequence ATGTTTTTAGATGAAAGACTGGAAAAAATACTGGAAATTTTAAAAAGTGAGAAAAAAGTAAAAGTTACTGACTTGGCCAAAAAATTCAATGTTTCAGAAGTTATCATAAGAAAAAACCTGAAAAGGCTGGAACAGGAAGGAAGGCTGAAAAGAACCCACGGAGGAGCTATTCTGCTGCAGGAACTCGCTCACACAAGCACTCTTGAGGAAAGAATCATCAACAGGACAGCACACAAGGAGATTATTGCCAGAAAAATCATTGACAATATTGAAGATGGCGAAACAATATTTTTTGACATTACAAGCATAAATTACATCGCCGCCGAATACCTTGCAAATTCCTCAAAAGAAATAACCCTCATAACGAACATGCCTAGCATTACCACTCACTTCAATAAAAATTCAAAAGTAACTATTATTATGATTGGTGGAGAGTACAATAAGGAAATCGGAGGAAATGTGGGAATTGAGGCAATTAACTACATAAAAAAATATAATGTTGACAAATCTTTCATCGGAAGCGCCGGGATTGATCTGGAAGCTGGAAAAGTAATGAATTTTGAAGCAAATGACGGAAATACAAAAAAAGAAATAATGAATATTTCCAAAAAGATTTTTTTAGCTACTGAATATAGAAAATTAGGAATTTTGGGAAATTATAAATTTAGCAATTTATCGAATTTTGATATATTTATTTGTGAAAAAGATAAAAAAGATTTTTTAGAAAACTATAAAAAGGGATTTGATGAATTTGAAGTTGAAATCTTATAA
- a CDS encoding aminopeptidase — MNNFEEKLNKYAEVIVKIGANVQKGQKVWVNCTTDALPLVYKVTELAYQVGASDVHVKLTDDKLSRLHAEYQSKEVYSHIPQWAIDERNDYLDNNVVFIHILSSSPNLFAGIDAEKLGALTKNAGEAYKHYRTCIMTDVNSWTIASYPSADWAKLVFPDEANTDIAQEKLLDAILKTVRIDKADPVKAWEDHRQNLTEKAEFLNNKNFVALHYTSKGTDLTVGLPKNHIWVAAGSKNAKGADFLPNMPTEEVFTAGDRDRADGYVSNKKPLSYQGNIIDNFKLTFKDGKVVDFEAEQGYEILKQLLDTDEGSRRIGEVALVPNDSPISNSGLLYYQTLFDENASNHLALGAAYPTTLKDGTKMTEEELEKAHINQSISHVDFMIGDAEMDIDGILEDGTRVPVFRKGNWAF, encoded by the coding sequence ATGAACAACTTTGAAGAAAAATTAAATAAATATGCCGAGGTAATTGTAAAAATTGGGGCAAATGTACAGAAAGGGCAGAAAGTCTGGGTAAACTGTACAACTGATGCTTTACCGTTAGTCTATAAGGTTACAGAATTAGCTTATCAAGTGGGAGCAAGTGATGTTCATGTTAAATTGACAGATGACAAATTATCAAGACTTCATGCTGAATATCAATCGAAAGAAGTCTATTCACACATCCCACAATGGGCAATTGACGAAAGAAATGATTATCTTGATAATAATGTCGTATTTATACACATTTTAAGCAGTTCTCCAAATTTATTTGCTGGAATTGATGCTGAAAAGCTGGGAGCATTGACAAAAAATGCTGGGGAAGCCTATAAACATTACAGAACATGCATTATGACAGATGTAAATTCTTGGACAATCGCAAGCTATCCTTCGGCAGACTGGGCAAAACTTGTATTCCCAGATGAAGCAAATACTGATATTGCACAGGAAAAACTGCTTGATGCAATATTAAAAACTGTAAGAATTGATAAAGCTGATCCGGTTAAGGCTTGGGAGGATCATAGGCAAAACTTGACTGAAAAAGCTGAATTTTTGAACAATAAAAACTTTGTAGCGCTTCACTATACTTCAAAAGGTACTGACTTGACAGTAGGACTTCCTAAAAATCACATTTGGGTAGCGGCTGGAAGTAAAAATGCAAAAGGAGCGGATTTCTTGCCAAATATGCCGACAGAAGAAGTATTTACGGCTGGAGACAGAGACCGTGCAGATGGTTATGTTTCAAATAAAAAGCCGCTTTCTTATCAAGGGAACATTATTGATAACTTCAAATTGACTTTTAAGGATGGAAAAGTTGTGGATTTTGAAGCGGAGCAAGGATATGAGATTTTGAAGCAGCTGCTTGATACTGATGAAGGTTCGAGACGAATTGGAGAAGTTGCCCTTGTGCCGAACGACTCCCCTATTTCTAACTCTGGGCTTCTTTATTACCAGACATTGTTTGATGAAAACGCCTCAAACCATCTGGCATTGGGCGCTGCATATCCAACTACCCTAAAAGATGGTACAAAAATGACTGAAGAAGAATTGGAGAAAGCTCACATTAATCAGTCTATTTCCCACGTTGACTTTATGATTGGCGATGCGGAAATGGATATTGACGGAATTTTGGAAGATGGGACAAGAGTTCCTGTGTTTAGAAAAGGAAATTGGGCATTTTAA
- a CDS encoding DUF3829 domain-containing protein — protein sequence MKKIFLLIFTAIFIFSCNNGSNLKETQSDKMTEEEKVKFEKLQNMSPFLGVLKTINSYDDVFSEYDSKYSMYFRIKRGEKEEFFIPSEINIRELVEKYPVTPIEKEYFETKEYLKNMIQNNSILKDFEKPLNEYFEYSEKKISKMKEIENYYKSNEYKKDNFQKGKILDKEYEEILMSYSYYDSSLVSEFQNLESLSAKYLLNNLKNSGQTAAYNIFRIKFIISLINKKIDNLLVFKEEKNNNFINQLKMLEKDLKLAISQAEKIKDSEIENEKLDIDNYKLYLKKTKTYTKIFYKGLKKLKSNNSYSDNDELYIFESEKYHDLQFYKDNEKNEKMKIFYQ from the coding sequence ATGAAAAAAATTTTTTTGTTAATTTTTACAGCTATTTTTATTTTTAGCTGCAATAATGGTTCTAATTTAAAAGAAACTCAATCTGATAAAATGACTGAAGAAGAAAAGGTAAAATTTGAAAAACTTCAGAATATGTCGCCATTTTTAGGGGTATTAAAAACTATTAATTCGTATGATGATGTATTCTCTGAATATGATTCAAAATATAGCATGTATTTTAGGATAAAAAGAGGTGAAAAAGAAGAGTTTTTTATTCCTTCAGAAATAAATATACGAGAACTTGTGGAAAAATACCCAGTAACTCCAATAGAAAAAGAATATTTTGAAACGAAAGAATATTTAAAAAACATGATTCAAAACAACAGTATCCTAAAAGACTTTGAAAAACCATTAAATGAATATTTTGAGTATTCTGAAAAGAAAATTTCAAAAATGAAAGAAATTGAGAATTATTATAAAAGTAACGAATATAAAAAAGATAATTTTCAGAAAGGTAAAATTTTAGACAAAGAATACGAAGAAATTCTTATGTCATACAGTTATTATGACAGTAGTCTTGTATCAGAATTTCAAAATTTAGAGTCCCTCTCGGCAAAATATTTACTAAATAATTTAAAAAATAGTGGACAAACTGCCGCATATAATATTTTCCGAATAAAATTTATCATTTCTTTAATTAATAAAAAAATTGATAATCTTTTGGTTTTTAAAGAAGAAAAAAATAATAACTTTATAAATCAACTGAAAATGCTAGAAAAAGATCTTAAATTAGCAATATCTCAAGCTGAGAAAATAAAAGATTCGGAGATTGAAAATGAAAAACTGGATATTGATAATTATAAATTATATTTAAAAAAGACAAAAACATATACAAAAATTTTCTATAAAGGACTAAAAAAACTAAAAAGTAATAATTCTTATTCAGATAATGATGAACTATATATTTTTGAATCCGAAAAATATCATGACTTACAATTTTATAAAGATAATGAGAAAAACGAGAAAATGAAAATCTTTTATCAATAA
- the galE gene encoding UDP-glucose 4-epimerase GalE, with translation MKTVLVPGGAGYIGSHTVLDLIKKGFHPIIADDFSNSSRKVISILEELSGTKISFYELDIKNKKGLRKIFSENKIDAVINFAGFKAVGESVEKPLMYYENNLFGMITLLEVMKEFDVKNIVFSSSATVYGIPEKMPLVEGDPMGATNPYGRTKLMIENILVDLATSDDSWNIIALRYFNPLGAHESGRIGEDPNGIPNNLAPYITQVAVGKLEKLHVFGNDYDTPDGTCIRDFVHVNDLAAGHSAAINYLFSGNIGFEAINLGSEKGYSVLEILKNFEKAVGKTIPYVIDGRRAGDIAVSYADASKAKKLLNWEAKYTIEDMCRDSWNWQKKNPNGFED, from the coding sequence ATGAAGACAGTTTTAGTCCCAGGAGGAGCTGGATATATCGGCTCTCACACTGTTTTAGACTTGATAAAGAAAGGATTTCATCCGATTATAGCTGATGATTTTAGTAATTCAAGCAGAAAGGTTATTTCAATTTTAGAAGAACTTTCTGGAACGAAAATATCTTTTTATGAGCTTGATATAAAAAATAAGAAAGGCTTGAGAAAAATCTTTAGTGAAAACAAAATTGATGCTGTAATTAACTTTGCAGGATTTAAGGCTGTTGGGGAATCTGTGGAAAAACCACTTATGTACTATGAAAATAATTTATTTGGTATGATTACTTTACTTGAAGTGATGAAGGAATTTGATGTAAAAAATATTGTATTCAGCTCTTCTGCCACTGTTTACGGTATTCCTGAAAAAATGCCTTTAGTCGAAGGCGATCCAATGGGTGCGACAAATCCTTATGGACGTACAAAACTGATGATTGAAAATATTTTAGTTGATTTGGCAACTTCTGATGATTCCTGGAATATTATTGCCCTTAGATACTTTAATCCATTAGGGGCTCACGAAAGTGGAAGAATCGGAGAAGACCCAAACGGCATTCCAAACAACCTTGCCCCTTACATAACTCAGGTGGCAGTAGGAAAACTGGAAAAACTGCACGTTTTTGGAAATGATTATGACACTCCTGACGGAACTTGCATAAGAGATTTTGTCCATGTAAACGACTTGGCGGCAGGACATTCGGCTGCGATAAACTATTTATTTAGCGGAAATATTGGATTTGAAGCAATAAACCTGGGAAGTGAAAAAGGTTACAGCGTCCTTGAAATTCTAAAAAACTTTGAAAAAGCCGTTGGAAAAACTATCCCGTATGTAATTGACGGCCGTAGAGCAGGAGATATTGCCGTTTCCTATGCCGATGCCTCAAAAGCCAAAAAATTATTAAACTGGGAAGCAAAATATACTATCGAAGATATGTGCAGAGATTCCTGGAACTGGCAGAAAAAAAATCCAAATGGATTTGAAGACTAA
- a CDS encoding thioredoxin family protein: MSKIINYAGEDFENEIISHTGLTLVDFYAIWCGPCQMLEKVLAEVASSSECTIVRVDVDDYPEFGTKFKIRGLPMLVLFKDGEIVETLNGFQTFDEIMEKINLHS; this comes from the coding sequence ATGAGTAAAATCATCAATTATGCTGGAGAAGACTTTGAAAATGAAATAATTTCGCATACTGGACTTACACTTGTGGATTTTTATGCCATCTGGTGCGGACCTTGCCAAATGCTTGAAAAGGTTCTTGCTGAGGTGGCCAGCAGTTCCGAGTGCACGATTGTCAGAGTTGATGTTGACGATTACCCTGAGTTTGGAACTAAATTTAAGATAAGAGGACTTCCTATGCTTGTTCTTTTTAAGGATGGAGAAATTGTAGAAACTTTGAATGGATTTCAAACTTTTGATGAAATTATGGAAAAAATTAATTTACATAGTTAA
- a CDS encoding NAD(P)H-dependent flavin oxidoreductase: MTEIKEEILEESKGKSKIELKGIKIGKYFIEKPIVQGGMGVGISWDQLAGNVAKNGCLGTISAICTGYYQNMRFVKKAVNGRPLGTENAYNREALFEIFKNARKICGDKPLACNILHAINDYERVVKDALEAGANIIVTGAGLPLELPRLVKDYPDVEIVPIVSSARALKIICKKWKAAGRMPGAVIVEGPKSGGHQGAKYEELFAPEHQLEAILPPIKEERDKWGDFPIIAAGGIWDNNDIKNIMALGADAVQMGTRFIGTYECDASDVLKQVLLDAKEEDIVIVSSPVGYPGRAVKTNLVQTLEPNTKKIKCISNCVFPCERGKGANRVGYCIADSLGDAYLGRLQSGLFFSGANGWRLKEIVHVKDLIDELMTEID; this comes from the coding sequence ATAACAGAAATTAAAGAAGAAATTCTGGAAGAATCGAAGGGGAAAAGTAAAATAGAACTAAAGGGAATAAAAATTGGGAAATATTTTATTGAAAAGCCGATAGTTCAAGGTGGAATGGGTGTTGGAATCAGCTGGGACCAGCTTGCTGGAAATGTAGCTAAAAATGGATGCCTTGGAACAATAAGCGCCATCTGTACTGGATACTACCAAAATATGAGATTCGTAAAAAAAGCCGTAAATGGTCGTCCTCTTGGGACAGAAAATGCCTACAACCGTGAAGCACTTTTTGAAATATTTAAAAATGCAAGAAAAATTTGTGGAGATAAACCGCTTGCGTGCAATATTCTTCATGCAATAAATGATTATGAGAGAGTGGTAAAGGATGCTCTTGAGGCTGGGGCAAATATTATTGTTACAGGAGCAGGGCTTCCGTTGGAACTTCCAAGGCTTGTAAAGGATTATCCGGATGTGGAAATCGTGCCGATAGTTTCATCAGCCAGAGCTTTGAAAATAATCTGCAAAAAATGGAAAGCTGCTGGGAGAATGCCGGGAGCTGTAATTGTGGAAGGGCCAAAAAGTGGTGGACATCAAGGTGCAAAATATGAAGAATTATTTGCTCCTGAACATCAGCTGGAAGCGATTTTGCCGCCAATTAAGGAGGAACGTGATAAATGGGGAGATTTTCCTATTATAGCGGCAGGTGGAATATGGGACAATAACGATATAAAAAATATTATGGCGCTTGGAGCCGATGCCGTTCAAATGGGGACAAGATTTATCGGAACTTACGAATGTGATGCAAGCGATGTTCTAAAACAGGTTCTGCTCGATGCAAAAGAAGAGGACATAGTAATTGTAAGTTCGCCAGTTGGCTATCCAGGACGTGCTGTAAAAACGAACTTAGTTCAGACGTTGGAGCCAAATACAAAGAAAATAAAATGTATAAGCAACTGTGTATTTCCGTGTGAACGTGGAAAAGGTGCAAATAGAGTGGGATACTGTATTGCAGACAGCTTAGGAGATGCCTATTTAGGTAGGCTTCAAAGTGGATTGTTCTTCTCGGGAGCTAACGGATGGAGATTAAAGGAAATAGTGCATGTAAAAGATCTGATAGATGAGCTTATGACGGAGATTGATTAA